In Salvelinus namaycush isolate Seneca chromosome 15, SaNama_1.0, whole genome shotgun sequence, a genomic segment contains:
- the iars2 gene encoding isoleucine--tRNA ligase, mitochondrial isoform X2 has translation MLLCRISAVSQSVARWGTSVRRGALLHPALSFNSNRCQNVSSTEGTVHPAAAQGAGPYRDSVLLPRTEFPMKLTGQNLIDREVQIQQECGFAELYSWQRGRKAKKEYCLHDGPPYANGDPHVGHALNKILKDIQNRFEMLRGKQVHYVPGWDCHGLPIELKALGELGTSGLSPLQIRQKAREFAKGAIARQRAAFQRWGVMADWDKCYYTFDGTYEAAQLKVFQDMHSKGLIYQDYKPVFWSPSSRTALAEAELEYNPQHVSKAIYATFALATLPPKMAEAVGELGSISVLVWTTQPWTIPANQAVCFMPNAQYSVVKRRDSSQLLLVATERVSSLATLLSTELESVGTFTGAELEGGVCQHPTIPRKEVPLLPANFVTMGKGTGLVHTAPAHGMEDYSVASHFKLSVECIVDEEGRFTELAGPELQSLSVMGEGNDTVISMLKAVGSLVKEEECVHSYPYDWRSKEPVVIRPSKQWFINIASLKDKAKEALAKVRVIPESARGSLLAHLDRRPYWCISRQRSWGVPIPVFYHKETGEPLINKHTVSHVTQLFSEKGSDCWWELPLESLLPPEVLKKSKAGEVTDYERGDDVLDIWFDSGTSWAAVLEDSRADVYVEGKDQIGGWFQSSLLTSVAVQKMAPYKALMIHDFVISEKGEKMSKSLGNVVDPDTVIHGGEDPSVSPAYGVDVLRWWVAESNVFSEVQIGPNVLNSARDSINKLRNTLKFLLGNLQGFDPRTQAVDPKEMHYIDQYLLHLLRNYSMKMTDAYNDFGAGRAIRLLQAFITRDLSKFYFSIIKDRLYCDPEDSLGRRSCQTVLEEILDGVTRSIAPILPHLAEEVYLHAPGHNEGETLFRSGWIKSSPVWRRPGLEEAVEGACAIRDSFLSSIPGRNAAEYELTIEIEPGLLFELIESLQDEPTSSYSQLTELMMSSQTTLTSALPRDLPADALISNGSFLINLEGGVIREDSAYQVAAVPTSMARCPRCRRYTSNSPDCPCPRCQTILTRAQ, from the exons ATGCTGCTGTGCCGCATTTCAGCAGTGAGCCAGAGCGTAGCGAGATGGGGAACGAGTGTTCGGAGAGGCGCCCTTCTCCACCCCGCACTCTCCTTCAACTCCAACCGTTGTCAAAATGTCAGCTCCACCGAAGGTACCGTTCACCCTGCAGCCGCCCAGGGTGCCGGGCCGTACCGCGACAGCGTGTTGCTTCCCCGTACTGAATTCCCCATGAAACTAACCGGACAGAATCTCATAGACCGGGAGGTACAGATACAACAG GAGTGTGGCTTTGCAGAACTCTACTCAtggcagagagggaggaaggcAAAGAAGGAATACTGTCTCCACGATGGCCCCCCATACGCCAACGGGGACCCACATGTGGGACATGCCCTCAATAAG ATCCTCAAAGACATCCAGAACCGCTTTGAGATGCTGAGGGGGAAACAGGTTCACTATGTCCCAGGCTGGGACTGCCATGGGCTACCCATTGAGCTGAAGGCACTGGGAGAGCTGGGAACCAGTGGACTGAGCCCTCTGCAGATAAGACAGAAAG CCCGGGAGTTTGCGAAGGGGGCTATCGCTCGTCAGCGCGCTGCCTTCCAGCGCTGGGGCGTGATGGCGGACTGGGATAAGTGCTACTACACCTTTGATGGGACTTATGAGGCAGCTCAGCTTAAGGTCTTCCAGGACATGCACAGCAAG GGTCTGATCTACCAGGACTACAAGCCAGTTTTCTGGTCTCCTTCCTCCAG gacaGCTCTTGCGGAGGCAGAGTTGGAGTATAACCCACAGCACGTGAGCAAAGCAATCTACGCCACCTTCGCCCTGGCCACCCTGCCCCCTAAGATGGCGGAAGCTGTAGGGGAGTTGGGCAGCATTTCTGTGTTGGTGTGGACCACCCAACCATGGACCATCCCAGCCAACCAGGCTGTCTGCTTTATGCCCAATGCCCA GTACTCAGTAGTGAAGAGGAGAGACAGCTCACAGCTCCTCCTAGTGGCAACTGAGCGCGTTTCCAGCCTGGCAACACTGCTGAGCACAGAGCTGGAGAGTGTGGGCACTTTCACAG GTGCAGAACTTGAGGGAGGAGTCTGCCAGCATCCCACCATTCCCAGGAAGGAGGTTCCATTGCTTCCAGCCAATTTTGTGACCATGGGCAAAGGAACGGGATTGGTCCACACAGCTCCTGCCCATGGGATGGAGGACTACAGTGTGGCCTCACACTTTAAACTGTCAGTG GAGTGTATCGTGGATGAGGAAGGCAGGTTCACTGAGCTggctgggcctgagctacagagTCTGTCTGTGATGGGGGAGGGCAACGATACAG TGATCTCCATGCTGAAGGCTGTCGGTTCTctagtgaaggaggaggagtgtgTCCACAGTTACCCGTACGACTGGAGGAGTAAAGAGCCTGTAGTCATCAGACCCAGCAAACAGTGGTTCATTAACATCGCCAGCCTCAAAGACAAGGCCAAG GAAGCGCTGGCTAAGGTGCGTGTGATCCCAGAATCGGCGAGGGGCAGTCTGTTGGCCCACCTGGACAGAAGACCGTACTGGTGTATCTCACGCCAGAGGAGCTGGGGTGTGCCCATACCTGTGTTCTACCACAAGGAGACAGGAGAGCCTCTCATTAACAA GCACACTGTATCCCATGTGACCCAGCTGTTCTCAGAGAAGGGCAGTGACTGCTGGTGGGAGCTCCCCCTGGAATCTCTACTGCCACCAGAGGTGCTCAAGAAG agtAAAGCAGGAGAGGTAACCGACTACGAGCGTGGAGATGATGTGTTGGACATCTGGTTTGACAGTGGAACCTCCTGGGCTGCTGTTCTTGAAG ATTCGAGGGCTGATGTGTATGTGGAGGGAAAGGACCAGATAGGTGGTTGGTTCCAGTCCTCTCTGCTCACCAGTGTTGCCGTGCAGAAAATGGCACCCTACAA ggcTCTCATGATACATGACTTTGTGATAagtgagaaaggagagaagatgtCCAAGTCTTTAGGCAACGTAGTAGACCCCGATACAGTCATCCACGGGGGGGAG GACCCCAGTGTGTCTCCTGCCTATGGAGTGGATGTGTTGCGTTGGTGGGTGGCAGAGTCCAACGTCTTCTCTGAGGTCCAGATCGGCCCCAACGTGCTCAACTCAGCCAGAGACAGCATCAATAAG TTGAGGAATACCCTGAAGTTCTTGCTAGGGAATCTGCAGGGTTTTGACCCTCGTACTCAGGCAGTGGACCCTAAAGAAATGCACTACATCGACCAGTACCTACTGCACCTTCTACGGAACTACAGTATGAAGATGACAGATGCCTACAATGATTTTGGTGCGGGCAGGGCCATCCGCCTGCTCCAAGCCTTCATCACCAGAGACCTCTCCAAGTTCTACTTCAGCATCATCAAGGACAG gcTGTACTGTGATCCTGAGGACTCGTTGGGTCGGCGGTCCTGTCAGACGGTTCtagaggagattctggacggagtgACGCGCTCCATCGCTCCTATCCTACCTCACCTGGCCGAAGAGGTCTACTTACACGCCCCAGGACATAACG AGGGGGAGACCCTGTTCAGGAGTGGCTGGATTAAGAGCAGTCCTGTGTGGCGGAGGCCGGGATTGGAGGAAGCCGTGGAGGGGGCATGCGCTATCAGGGATTCCTTCCTGTCCTCTATCCCAGGACGCAATGCAGCCGAATATGAGCTGACCATAGAGATTGAGCCTGGCCTACTGTTTGAACTCATTGAG tctctccAAGACGAACCTACTTCCTCTTACTCTCAGCTAACAGAGCTGATGATGTCATCGCAGACAACCCTGACTAGCGCCCTGCCCAGAGACCTGCCCGCTGATGCCCTCATCAGCAACGGCAGTTTCCTCATCAACCTTGAGG GTGGGGTTATCCGTGAGGACAGTGCTTACCAAGTAGCGGCAGTGCCCACCTCCATGGCCCGGTGCCCGAGGTGCCGCCGGTACACCTCAAACTCTCCAGACTGCCCCTGCCCCCGCTGCCAGACCATCCTTACTAGGGCGCAGTGA
- the iars2 gene encoding isoleucine--tRNA ligase, mitochondrial isoform X1, whose product MLLCRISAVSQSVARWGTSVRRGALLHPALSFNSNRCQNVSSTEGTVHPAAAQGAGPYRDSVLLPRTEFPMKLTGQNLIDREVQIQQECGFAELYSWQRGRKAKKEYCLHDGPPYANGDPHVGHALNKILKDIQNRFEMLRGKQVHYVPGWDCHGLPIELKALGELGTSGLSPLQIRQKAREFAKGAIARQRAAFQRWGVMADWDKCYYTFDGTYEAAQLKVFQDMHSKGLIYQDYKPVFWSPSSRTALAEAELEYNPQHVSKAIYATFALATLPPKMAEAVGELGSISVLVWTTQPWTIPANQAVCFMPNAQYSVVKRRDSSQLLLVATERVSSLATLLSTELESVGTFTGAELEGGVCQHPTIPRKEVPLLPANFVTMGKGTGLVHTAPAHGMEDYSVASHFKLSVECIVDEEGRFTELAGPELQSLSVMGEGNDTVISMLKAVGSLVKEEECVHSYPYDWRSKEPVVIRPSKQWFINIASLKDKAKEALAKVRVIPESARGSLLAHLDRRPYWCISRQRSWGVPIPVFYHKETGEPLINKHTVSHVTQLFSEKGSDCWWELPLESLLPPEVLKKSKAGEVTDYERGDDVLDIWFDSGTSWAAVLEEMKEESDTDSESRLSWLPTSLRKPLVPDSRADVYVEGKDQIGGWFQSSLLTSVAVQKMAPYKALMIHDFVISEKGEKMSKSLGNVVDPDTVIHGGEDPSVSPAYGVDVLRWWVAESNVFSEVQIGPNVLNSARDSINKLRNTLKFLLGNLQGFDPRTQAVDPKEMHYIDQYLLHLLRNYSMKMTDAYNDFGAGRAIRLLQAFITRDLSKFYFSIIKDRLYCDPEDSLGRRSCQTVLEEILDGVTRSIAPILPHLAEEVYLHAPGHNEGETLFRSGWIKSSPVWRRPGLEEAVEGACAIRDSFLSSIPGRNAAEYELTIEIEPGLLFELIESLQDEPTSSYSQLTELMMSSQTTLTSALPRDLPADALISNGSFLINLEGGVIREDSAYQVAAVPTSMARCPRCRRYTSNSPDCPCPRCQTILTRAQ is encoded by the exons ATGCTGCTGTGCCGCATTTCAGCAGTGAGCCAGAGCGTAGCGAGATGGGGAACGAGTGTTCGGAGAGGCGCCCTTCTCCACCCCGCACTCTCCTTCAACTCCAACCGTTGTCAAAATGTCAGCTCCACCGAAGGTACCGTTCACCCTGCAGCCGCCCAGGGTGCCGGGCCGTACCGCGACAGCGTGTTGCTTCCCCGTACTGAATTCCCCATGAAACTAACCGGACAGAATCTCATAGACCGGGAGGTACAGATACAACAG GAGTGTGGCTTTGCAGAACTCTACTCAtggcagagagggaggaaggcAAAGAAGGAATACTGTCTCCACGATGGCCCCCCATACGCCAACGGGGACCCACATGTGGGACATGCCCTCAATAAG ATCCTCAAAGACATCCAGAACCGCTTTGAGATGCTGAGGGGGAAACAGGTTCACTATGTCCCAGGCTGGGACTGCCATGGGCTACCCATTGAGCTGAAGGCACTGGGAGAGCTGGGAACCAGTGGACTGAGCCCTCTGCAGATAAGACAGAAAG CCCGGGAGTTTGCGAAGGGGGCTATCGCTCGTCAGCGCGCTGCCTTCCAGCGCTGGGGCGTGATGGCGGACTGGGATAAGTGCTACTACACCTTTGATGGGACTTATGAGGCAGCTCAGCTTAAGGTCTTCCAGGACATGCACAGCAAG GGTCTGATCTACCAGGACTACAAGCCAGTTTTCTGGTCTCCTTCCTCCAG gacaGCTCTTGCGGAGGCAGAGTTGGAGTATAACCCACAGCACGTGAGCAAAGCAATCTACGCCACCTTCGCCCTGGCCACCCTGCCCCCTAAGATGGCGGAAGCTGTAGGGGAGTTGGGCAGCATTTCTGTGTTGGTGTGGACCACCCAACCATGGACCATCCCAGCCAACCAGGCTGTCTGCTTTATGCCCAATGCCCA GTACTCAGTAGTGAAGAGGAGAGACAGCTCACAGCTCCTCCTAGTGGCAACTGAGCGCGTTTCCAGCCTGGCAACACTGCTGAGCACAGAGCTGGAGAGTGTGGGCACTTTCACAG GTGCAGAACTTGAGGGAGGAGTCTGCCAGCATCCCACCATTCCCAGGAAGGAGGTTCCATTGCTTCCAGCCAATTTTGTGACCATGGGCAAAGGAACGGGATTGGTCCACACAGCTCCTGCCCATGGGATGGAGGACTACAGTGTGGCCTCACACTTTAAACTGTCAGTG GAGTGTATCGTGGATGAGGAAGGCAGGTTCACTGAGCTggctgggcctgagctacagagTCTGTCTGTGATGGGGGAGGGCAACGATACAG TGATCTCCATGCTGAAGGCTGTCGGTTCTctagtgaaggaggaggagtgtgTCCACAGTTACCCGTACGACTGGAGGAGTAAAGAGCCTGTAGTCATCAGACCCAGCAAACAGTGGTTCATTAACATCGCCAGCCTCAAAGACAAGGCCAAG GAAGCGCTGGCTAAGGTGCGTGTGATCCCAGAATCGGCGAGGGGCAGTCTGTTGGCCCACCTGGACAGAAGACCGTACTGGTGTATCTCACGCCAGAGGAGCTGGGGTGTGCCCATACCTGTGTTCTACCACAAGGAGACAGGAGAGCCTCTCATTAACAA GCACACTGTATCCCATGTGACCCAGCTGTTCTCAGAGAAGGGCAGTGACTGCTGGTGGGAGCTCCCCCTGGAATCTCTACTGCCACCAGAGGTGCTCAAGAAG agtAAAGCAGGAGAGGTAACCGACTACGAGCGTGGAGATGATGTGTTGGACATCTGGTTTGACAGTGGAACCTCCTGGGCTGCTGTTCTTGAAG aaATGAAGGAGGAGAGTGACACTGACTCTGAGTCACGGCTCAGCTGGCTCCCTACCTCCCTACGCAAACCCCTGGTGCCAG ATTCGAGGGCTGATGTGTATGTGGAGGGAAAGGACCAGATAGGTGGTTGGTTCCAGTCCTCTCTGCTCACCAGTGTTGCCGTGCAGAAAATGGCACCCTACAA ggcTCTCATGATACATGACTTTGTGATAagtgagaaaggagagaagatgtCCAAGTCTTTAGGCAACGTAGTAGACCCCGATACAGTCATCCACGGGGGGGAG GACCCCAGTGTGTCTCCTGCCTATGGAGTGGATGTGTTGCGTTGGTGGGTGGCAGAGTCCAACGTCTTCTCTGAGGTCCAGATCGGCCCCAACGTGCTCAACTCAGCCAGAGACAGCATCAATAAG TTGAGGAATACCCTGAAGTTCTTGCTAGGGAATCTGCAGGGTTTTGACCCTCGTACTCAGGCAGTGGACCCTAAAGAAATGCACTACATCGACCAGTACCTACTGCACCTTCTACGGAACTACAGTATGAAGATGACAGATGCCTACAATGATTTTGGTGCGGGCAGGGCCATCCGCCTGCTCCAAGCCTTCATCACCAGAGACCTCTCCAAGTTCTACTTCAGCATCATCAAGGACAG gcTGTACTGTGATCCTGAGGACTCGTTGGGTCGGCGGTCCTGTCAGACGGTTCtagaggagattctggacggagtgACGCGCTCCATCGCTCCTATCCTACCTCACCTGGCCGAAGAGGTCTACTTACACGCCCCAGGACATAACG AGGGGGAGACCCTGTTCAGGAGTGGCTGGATTAAGAGCAGTCCTGTGTGGCGGAGGCCGGGATTGGAGGAAGCCGTGGAGGGGGCATGCGCTATCAGGGATTCCTTCCTGTCCTCTATCCCAGGACGCAATGCAGCCGAATATGAGCTGACCATAGAGATTGAGCCTGGCCTACTGTTTGAACTCATTGAG tctctccAAGACGAACCTACTTCCTCTTACTCTCAGCTAACAGAGCTGATGATGTCATCGCAGACAACCCTGACTAGCGCCCTGCCCAGAGACCTGCCCGCTGATGCCCTCATCAGCAACGGCAGTTTCCTCATCAACCTTGAGG GTGGGGTTATCCGTGAGGACAGTGCTTACCAAGTAGCGGCAGTGCCCACCTCCATGGCCCGGTGCCCGAGGTGCCGCCGGTACACCTCAAACTCTCCAGACTGCCCCTGCCCCCGCTGCCAGACCATCCTTACTAGGGCGCAGTGA